The following proteins are co-located in the Barnesiella propionica genome:
- a CDS encoding thioredoxin domain-containing protein, producing the protein MKRLLFIIAIIPLQFIVSAGTVPDTLLSNLMKIQSYKGGLHFIVTLPMTDEEVEYEVEMSSRKSPSDTLCGYDYFFRFAGKKDTVEIPGFILYYTGNLYRFEYDKFREYHFDEHPEPFMGRRSGGRVFPGVQKQGMFFELLPMEIGKQLKGFLQNDRASVKWYPDTIVSGISCNAVKVTETLNGETLRNMLFAFDKNSGLPVYREVENNPGHLGSQTVTVRYTSHDTAPLFDTGFFDESMLLQQYGDIMGRYRESSYRAESLRGKRAPVFSLPVYDDTRWFSLREESERPVILLFLDTSGEASKTEWAELQPVIERFRPELQSAVLFCETDPGSFGDAVSQQPGGENILCGASSVAGRYGVTGYPSFFIVTPGGIVSEVVIGYSPGIGNTLSGVLEKLKIKENK; encoded by the coding sequence ATGAAACGGCTCCTTTTCATAATCGCGATCATCCCGTTACAATTCATAGTCTCAGCCGGTACGGTTCCGGATACGTTACTTTCTAATCTGATGAAGATACAGAGTTATAAAGGCGGTTTACACTTTATCGTGACTTTGCCTATGACCGATGAAGAGGTGGAATATGAAGTAGAGATGTCAAGCCGGAAGAGTCCGTCCGATACCCTGTGCGGTTATGATTACTTTTTTCGTTTTGCAGGAAAAAAAGATACGGTAGAAATCCCCGGATTTATCTTATATTACACCGGAAACCTGTACCGTTTCGAATATGACAAGTTCAGGGAATATCATTTTGACGAGCATCCCGAACCTTTTATGGGCCGACGATCCGGTGGCAGGGTATTTCCGGGGGTACAGAAACAGGGTATGTTCTTTGAGCTTTTGCCCATGGAGATAGGAAAGCAGCTAAAGGGTTTTTTACAGAATGACCGGGCCTCTGTAAAATGGTATCCCGATACGATCGTTTCGGGCATAAGCTGTAATGCGGTGAAAGTGACGGAAACCCTGAACGGTGAAACATTGAGAAATATGTTGTTTGCATTTGATAAGAACAGCGGTTTACCGGTTTACCGGGAAGTTGAAAACAATCCCGGCCATCTGGGTTCACAGACGGTTACGGTACGTTATACCAGTCATGATACAGCTCCTCTTTTCGATACCGGTTTCTTTGATGAATCCATGTTGTTACAGCAATATGGAGATATCATGGGCCGGTATCGGGAAAGTTCATATAGGGCCGAATCCCTCAGAGGAAAACGGGCTCCTGTTTTTTCACTTCCGGTATATGACGATACGCGCTGGTTTTCGTTGAGGGAAGAGTCGGAGAGGCCGGTAATTCTTTTGTTCCTGGATACGAGCGGGGAGGCCAGTAAGACCGAATGGGCCGAGCTGCAACCCGTAATCGAAAGGTTCCGGCCGGAATTGCAGTCCGCCGTACTTTTCTGCGAAACCGATCCGGGTAGTTTTGGCGATGCCGTTTCACAGCAACCGGGAGGTGAGAATATTCTTTGCGGAGCATCTTCGGTGGCCGGGCGGTACGGAGTCACCGGATATCCGTCTTTCTTTATCGTAACTCCGGGCGGTATTGTTTCGGAAGTTGTGATAGGGTATAGTCCCGGGATAGGAAATACATTGTCGGGAGTTTTAGAAAAATTGAAAATTAAAGAAAATAAATAA